The genomic interval CGTCACTGTGTCACAGTCTCATTGTGGAACGTAATTCAGCTTGTTCACATACTCGTTGCCTCTGAGAAGCGCGCCAGCGAGACCAACATGTCGCACACGCTCAGCTGTCTCCCATGTGCATCTTCACCATAAGTCAGCGCCTGGTCCCATCTTTAAATGGCAATCTTTGTAGGACATCTGGATGTGGAAGGACTCGGGCGACGGCTGCCCCGCTCGAAGGTCCGGTGAGACGACCACCAGGTGCGGAGCAGCCGAGATGTGCTTCAGCGTGGTCCGTTATCCACGCCCCGACTTCCCCTCGCTGCTCCGTGTGGTGATGACGAACTGTACGGGCTAATTAAATAAGGTCTACTTATCAGAATGTGGCCGGGCTGCGGTTCAGCGATGTATCCGAATGGCCAAGCAGTCGTACGATGAAGCCACCACGAACACAGGAAGCTACCGGTCACCCCCTTCTtgaacaccccctcccccccaaaaaaatacactaCATGTAAATAATTGCTAGCTTAAGAACACTgaaaaagaacaaaagaaaaagagTTCTTCCTAATATACACATCCAGTCCACCAGCTAATGCAAATGACATTAACGGTTAACAGACATCCGTTTTTCCGTAGGACAAAATCCTTCGACATAAATGTCCCAAACATCAACACATCTCTGCCATTTAATAAATATCCAGGGCTGTAATCCCCTTCAGCTGGGATACAAACACACCTTCTCAGTAGAAGGTTACACTTTTTAAACTACCCcctgaaaaaaaatccatcgtAACACGTGGGGATATTCTTGTTCTTGAATGTCTGCTTCAAAAGGAATTAAACTTCCATTTTCTTCACGGGATGGACAGAACAGTTTTATGAAAGTCAGCAACAAGCAGAGTAAGATTCACATTCAGTATGTAGATGGTTAAAAgatgtcacttttgggtgaccAGAATTAATGTTCTCATATTAAACAAACGAGAGCTAAGAGAAACACTTTGAAGTGATGTTTCCATtcactttgtttttcttttgttgttttttttggacAGCTTCTTTAAGAAAGTCCGAGTTCGAGAGTGGAAAGGTGAAACCATCGGTCTCGATTTGCGTTCTGAATGTAAACGGACAGATCACTGCAGTACAAGTCCGACCTGAAATGGAAACAGAGGGAGGTTAGGGGGCGACAGGGTCTGAACCTCTTCGCTTTGTTTAAGCACATGTGGACGTTTGGGGTTGAATTGCAGTAATATTCCATGGATCCTCAGCAAATGCAGAACATCTCCAGGGTttcagctgtgaccccccccccccagggtgccCCTCCTGTCTTACCTTTTCCGGTTCCATTGGCGGGCATTTCCAGTTGTACAAGTAATACTGCAAATTACCATCTCCGATCCCGAATTTGAGCTTTTCGAGAAAAGtcttattttccatcaggtccaGCGCGTTGAAGACATCGAAGCCCTTCTGTTAGTGAAACACGAAGCAGACAGCATGTAAAACAGCTAAGAGCCAATCAACTTAACCAGTCAGACACAGTCCCGGCCACAAGGGCGGCGGTGTTTGCGGCATTTGCAACCCGGGAGGGCACCCTACCAGTCTGGCCAGGATGAGAGCGTCGTTCATCAAGTCCATGAGAGGCGTGTCTGTGTGGACGCTGTAGAAGCAGTAGGCAGCCTTCAGACTTTTGTGAACTGCATGGTGCATCACAGTGGATGGCAGGGTGTAGAAGCTGGTGAAGTCGGTCAGGACTCCATCCGGGCCCTGCAGGAGATCGGTACTGATCCAACACACACCCCAGGTGACGCTACCCCCCCAGTCCCCAGTATGCAGGTTTCATGCTCTCACACACCCTGGATACTGACAAGAAGCCAAGTGTCTCTGGTACTTCCTGGTAAAAGCCCCAAGTGTGACACCCAGCAAAGGGCGGCACACAGCAGGTGCCCAGGACCAGCAGGTGCCCAGGACCAGCAGGTGCCGGGGATCTTACCTCCACCACGTAGGTGTCTATGATGTTTTCCTGGGGCAGGAACCAGTGAGACACCTCCTCTTCGCCCATGACAGGGCCCAGGTGAAACTGCTTCAGGTACCGGTCGAGAAGTGCTGTCACCTGCTTCACGTCCTTCTTCTCCATGGGCCGCAAGCCTGCTGTTTTGGTGGCCTTAGGGGAACAAACCCGACAGGACAGTCAAACGTCCGTGGTGATGGCTGCCTTTTGATTCCCGACAGCCCTAGCTGAATGAAAATTGTTACAGCATTCCTGCCATAAATCAGTAAATCCATCCAGTCATCGTTCAGCTGCTTATCCTGTGATGACGGTGCCTGAAGCCTCGCAGGAAGGACTGGGCGACAAGCAGGGACATCctggacagaatgccagctccaagcagacacacaagcacacagacacacacacacatgcattttgAGCAGTTTCGAGCCAGTTTACAGCCGTGTCTTTGGTCTATGGGAGGTAACCCACGTCAAACTGAGAAGAACATGCACATTTTGCATGCAGACATGCAGGGAGggtaggattcaaacccccagccctggaggggGGGAGTGACAGTGCTGACCAGAGCCATAGTACCATCCTCTTCTTTTAATCACTTATTCTCTAAAATCAAAGATTCTACAAATACCTATTAAAGTAATCTAACGTTAATGTGCAGCTGTTCTTTCTCTAGCAGCCGTAACAGTAAAACAACTGTAGTTACATATAAAATACCAATTTgcaaaatacatataaaataccCATAAAGTATCCCACCCTTTTACCAATGTCTAACAATGTGGAGCCCTCTAGTGGTGGACACAGGAGCTcatttttgtagcatttctggCTCTTTAGGCTCAGACAGCGAGACACTCattcctgcaggctgcagtgcTACGTGGGCTTTCTGAACTGCTCATTATCATTCAGCACGAATCAGCCAACATGTAGAACGGGCTGTGAAACACAGGGAGGGTGTGGAtgttttgggggaggggtgagatCCGGGGAAGGGCTGCTCTACACACAAATGTGAGTTTGCTGTGTCTTTGAAAAGCAAGACAAGCCGGGAGCAGTGACCTGGCAAATCTGCTCATTTCAATCTTATTTTCTACGTTGTTTGAATCCCCTGCCGGAGCTGTCCCACGGGGACCAATCAAAACCAGCCCACTGCAGCCTCCAACCCCAGGCCCTGTGAGCGAATATGTGGTTTTGCGAGTGTGAAGGATCATTGGGTTCCTCCACCAAAGTCTGGAGACAGAGCAGCCTGGGAGGTTGAGTGTGGAGATCCTGCTTAGGAAGGAAACTGGATGTGAGGTGCACTTACATCCGGGAGTCTGTAGAGCTTCATCGTCCTCTGCAAGGTCATGTTTCTACTCAAATGGGAAAACTTCACCTCCACCAGTTTCCTGGGGTTCAGGGATCGATGCCAGTACCTGATCGAACATGGACACAGTCAGGAGTGTAAGGCAGTGTGCATGTATAATTGGTCTATGGCATCTTGgtgcattttaaatgcataGAAATACCAATTCAAATCGGAAAGCTGGTCAAAGTGTCTGTGATACGGCTGCTTGGAAACAAACCCCCCCAGTCTGGGTCAAATTCAGAAAGAAATGGGCCAAAAACAGACAGACCTGATAAATCCATCCCGTCACTACAGCTGCAGATTACAGTGATGTTATAATGCTAAGATCGTATGATAGGCGAGTTCAGTTAGAGTGTTTCAGGTGggttttgcagttcaaaatacatagagtgacatttagaaaaaaacacactgaatgTTTCTACTAAAAGTAGGACATGATCTAAATTATATCCAGCCAAAGCTGAATTGAATCATATTGAATCATAGTTGAATCAAAGCTTATCTAATCGTTACATGTTTATTTGTATCTTTTCTGCACTATATTACAAGCCCTGTACCAAGATGTGTATTGTATTGTCTGAGAGAGAGATGAAAACAGATGATGTGACGATGCCGACACAGCCTGCACAAACGGAGGATCAGCCGCATGCTTCACTGTGGGGAGGTTACTGCACACATCAGGacccaccatcatcatcatcatcatcatcatcaccaccatcaccaccacatTTCCCTCATGCTTTGGCCAAGCAAATAAGTGTTATACCACAAGAACGACAACAGACTGTACAAAAGAACTGatgagaggaaagagagaatgGACAGAGAGAGGATGGAGGGAGCATAGAGACGGTGGGGGCCGGAGTCTCTACCTGCATGTGGACACGGGTTTGGGCAGCACCACGCCGGCTGTGTACACAGCCTGGAAGATGCCCTCCAGGTTGACCCGCCGGGTGATCTCACGGATCAGCACCGGTGCCACGCGCTTCGACCGAAGCTTCTTGTGCACGCAGAGGAAATTGATCTCCACCATCTTCTTCACCCTGTATGGCCGACAGGCAAGTCTCTTACAGGCAGGAAGAGCGAGGGGATGTGAGCGAGGGGCGGGTTAGAGCGAGGGGCGGGTTAGAGCGAGGGACGGCGGGCGAGGGACGGCGGGCGAGGGACGGCGGGCGAGGGACGGGTTAGCGCGAGGGACGGCGGGCGAGGGACGGTGGGCGAGGGACGGTGGGCGAGGGACGGCGGGCGAGGGATGGTGAGCGAGGGACGGAGCTCTAACCTCACACagatacccccccccacacacgccCCACTCACGTGTCATAGATGTGGATTTTGGCTGGGATAGCACTGATAAAACACACCAGCTTCCTGTTGGAGGTGACCCTCACGCCACAGTGCCAGTGGGGCAGCCAGCCGGGGGGGCGCAGTGCCCTGGGAAATGGGGGTTAGAAGTCTAATCAGCTTCAGGCCGCAAGAAGAGGCAAAACTCACAATAGCGCCTGTGAGGAGTAAACATACCTGCAAAGCTTCACACTGCCCATTACTACAGAATGATACTAATAATATCAAACAGCTTATCTGCACAAAAATTAGGAAGAATACAAACTGCAGCACATTAGCGACCAGCGCTAGCATCAAACTGCGAGGATAAGAACAGAGCAACAGTATTAAATTTACGATCCTGTCAGGTGATGACATGTCCCAACCGCAACAGGCAGGTCAACAGGTCAAGCCTTAAAGcagtgcggggggtgggggggtctccAGAGGGAGGATGTGAAGGCTGCAATCACAGGGATCAAGCCCTCTTACTCAGCTCCCGGCTCTCAACTCCAGATAAACCCAGAAGCATAGTGGCTCAAGAAGGCCTAGATCAGCAGCGCCCCCCTGTGGACGGAGGCCCCATCGCGGCTCACCACTTCAGGAAGTTGGGCGAGTAGTCGAAGCGGAACATATTGTCGTCATCCTCCACGTAGTTCTCATTCAGCAGAGTGTATAGCTCTtttagctgtgggggggggggagggggggcacagctGGTAAACAGACTCTCAGACCCCATGTGAACCCATGTgacccagcccctcccccaccccttccTTTATTCACCATCACGCTAAATGAGCTAATGGGAGGCAGTGGGCACTACGGTGTGATGAAGAGAAaccgccccaccccaccccaccccacacacactcaccactTCAGCATTGCTGAGGTCCAGCGTGTCCCACGTGAAACCCTGGGGTAGAGAGTACGGCTCCTGCCGTATGTTCTCCTTGTCCGGCTCGATGGGCCCGTGGGTAGTGATGACCTCGTCTGGAATGCAGAGAATAACGGCCAATCATAAACCTCGGCCAAGGCACCTAGGGAAGAGACCGGCACCATTCTGACCAATGGCATCAGCCGGAAAGTCCCTCCCTCTTCACAGTGTCTCTGAGACACACATGGAAATAAAGGGATATTAACTGAAACACAAAAATGCTGGACATTTTAATGATCGGCAGAAAGCGGATCTGATCTGCCTTTACACACCTGCGTTGAGGTTTGAGGCCCAACACGCCTCTGCCCTGCTCTCCCACAGTACAATGTGGTGCTGTTAGGCTACCTGCAGTATATGATagtgtttgtgccctgtgacagactgtcTAGGGTACTATTTGGGTTGGTGGCTTGGGATCTCAGCTGGTGGGTCGCGACCCAAAAGAAGGTCACAGGagtggtgttgtaaaaaaaataaaaataataatatatatatatatatatatatatatatatctttctTGAATATGTTCTCCGTCTTCTGAATACTTTTTTAACAGTGCATTAAGGCCTTGTGCTTCTCTCACTCCACCATGTTCTATTTACCATTACTGCcctatttttttgtgaaaaacatttggtgaatttttttttttttttaaatttgggtCATGACTTACTGACCAAGTAaaatgtagttacttttattacagCCGTGCCCCCCCTCCTGCCAGATCCACTGCTGCCACACCACCCACAGGCAACAGCTTTTGCCAGCCGCCCGCCCCAAGCTTCCTGGCCCGATATGTGATACAAAATAATCGTGATATGTGCGcgataatcaccagggctttaatTTTTCTAAACATTAGTCCGGACACCAGCTTTTCAGAACTATACGGACGTTTACTTATGCCCACAATtcggtaagcagattagtagtaaacctaaaatattaattataggTGTATTGTGACACCAAAAAGTTTCCTTATGTTAATTaaatgctactgttttggtaaatcatgga from Paramormyrops kingsleyae isolate MSU_618 chromosome 9, PKINGS_0.4, whole genome shotgun sequence carries:
- the nmt2 gene encoding glycylpeptide N-tetradecanoyltransferase 2 isoform X1; its protein translation is MMAEDSESAASQQSLELDDQDTCGIDGDNEEENEHLQGSPGGDLGAKKKKKKQKRKKEKPSSGGAKSDSASDSQEIKNPAIPMQKLQDIQRAMELLSTCQGPAKSIDEATKHKYQFWDTQPVPKLNEVITTHGPIEPDKENIRQEPYSLPQGFTWDTLDLSNAEVLKELYTLLNENYVEDDDNMFRFDYSPNFLKWALRPPGWLPHWHCGVRVTSNRKLVCFISAIPAKIHIYDTVKKMVEINFLCVHKKLRSKRVAPVLIREITRRVNLEGIFQAVYTAGVVLPKPVSTCRYWHRSLNPRKLVEVKFSHLSRNMTLQRTMKLYRLPDATKTAGLRPMEKKDVKQVTALLDRYLKQFHLGPVMGEEEVSHWFLPQENIIDTYVVEGPDGVLTDFTSFYTLPSTVMHHAVHKSLKAAYCFYSVHTDTPLMDLMNDALILARLKGFDVFNALDLMENKTFLEKLKFGIGDGNLQYYLYNWKCPPMEPEKVGLVLQ
- the nmt2 gene encoding glycylpeptide N-tetradecanoyltransferase 2 isoform X2, translated to MNPAIPMQKLQDIQRAMELLSTCQGPAKSIDEATKHKYQFWDTQPVPKLNEVITTHGPIEPDKENIRQEPYSLPQGFTWDTLDLSNAEVLKELYTLLNENYVEDDDNMFRFDYSPNFLKWALRPPGWLPHWHCGVRVTSNRKLVCFISAIPAKIHIYDTVKKMVEINFLCVHKKLRSKRVAPVLIREITRRVNLEGIFQAVYTAGVVLPKPVSTCRYWHRSLNPRKLVEVKFSHLSRNMTLQRTMKLYRLPDATKTAGLRPMEKKDVKQVTALLDRYLKQFHLGPVMGEEEVSHWFLPQENIIDTYVVEGPDGVLTDFTSFYTLPSTVMHHAVHKSLKAAYCFYSVHTDTPLMDLMNDALILARLKGFDVFNALDLMENKTFLEKLKFGIGDGNLQYYLYNWKCPPMEPEKVGLVLQ